The following proteins are co-located in the Spirosoma montaniterrae genome:
- a CDS encoding porin family protein — MKKTINTLFAVALMAAGATTLPTTDALAQGRVRTGIKGGLNASSLFYDNQGVSNKQERIGFHAGVFAQAPLGEFFAIQPELLYMTKGASADYNVLGINGRNTFRLNYVELPVLATFKLGQAVELQAGPYVSYLLNSNINSNGDFGSGVAAINRNNFNRVDYGVAGGLNVYFGKMFVGARYEQGLQRIANDGAARTLLGNAKNSVGLLSIGFSMN; from the coding sequence ATGAAAAAAACAATCAACACGCTGTTCGCAGTTGCCCTGATGGCTGCGGGGGCAACTACACTACCTACAACAGACGCGCTGGCACAGGGCCGCGTTCGTACTGGCATCAAAGGCGGCCTGAACGCCAGTTCGCTCTTTTACGATAATCAGGGCGTCTCGAACAAGCAGGAGCGTATTGGCTTCCATGCCGGTGTTTTCGCACAAGCTCCACTGGGCGAGTTTTTCGCTATTCAGCCCGAACTATTGTACATGACCAAAGGCGCATCGGCTGATTACAACGTGCTGGGTATCAACGGACGTAACACATTCCGACTAAATTACGTCGAACTGCCGGTTCTGGCTACGTTTAAGTTGGGGCAGGCCGTCGAACTACAGGCCGGTCCATACGTGTCGTATCTGCTAAACTCAAATATCAACTCCAACGGCGATTTCGGCTCTGGTGTTGCAGCCATCAACCGCAACAATTTCAATAGAGTGGATTATGGTGTTGCGGGCGGACTGAATGTTTATTTTGGCAAAATGTTCGTAGGTGCCCGTTATGAACAGGGTTTGCAACGAATTGCCAATGACGGAGCCGCCCGAACGCTGCTTGGTAACGCCAAAAACAGCGTTGGCCTGTTATCTATCGGGTTTAGTATGAATTAG
- a CDS encoding bacteriorhodopsin → MSLESLLHWLYVAVMAGSALTFLLMSRNPKGVPQYKYLIHTFVVVWSGLAYAALAMNQGKLDAFGQTVYYARYIDWAVTTPLLLLSLVLTGKYTVDVKGPLTAALMGTQVIMILTGLLAELSPAGPRWFWYIAGCVALLIVLRLFWGPLYNIAQQQGQAIANVYRDSAVFLTVQWLLYPTVWLLGTPGVGLFGPLTTTALLILLPIVSKSGFAFYNLSKLRSLPPHLHNEAQATLTAQPAHN, encoded by the coding sequence ATGTCACTCGAATCACTTCTGCATTGGTTGTACGTAGCCGTAATGGCTGGCAGTGCGCTAACTTTTTTATTGATGAGCCGCAACCCGAAAGGGGTGCCCCAATACAAGTATCTTATTCACACCTTTGTGGTTGTGTGGTCGGGGCTGGCTTATGCCGCGCTGGCTATGAATCAGGGGAAATTAGACGCCTTCGGGCAAACCGTTTACTATGCCCGCTACATCGACTGGGCCGTTACAACCCCACTGCTGTTGCTCTCGCTGGTATTGACCGGGAAATACACCGTCGATGTTAAGGGTCCCTTAACGGCGGCTCTGATGGGCACACAGGTCATTATGATTTTAACCGGCCTGCTCGCCGAACTCTCGCCCGCAGGCCCGCGCTGGTTCTGGTACATTGCTGGCTGCGTGGCTCTGCTTATTGTGTTACGCCTGTTTTGGGGGCCACTCTACAACATAGCCCAACAACAGGGGCAGGCCATTGCCAATGTTTACCGCGACTCGGCAGTATTCTTAACCGTGCAGTGGCTGCTCTATCCAACCGTCTGGCTGCTGGGCACACCCGGCGTTGGTCTATTCGGCCCGCTAACTACCACCGCACTCCTGATTTTGCTGCCCATCGTTTCTAAGTCTGGCTTCGCTTTCTACAACCTGAGCAAGCTACGCAGCCTGCCCCCTCACCTGCACAACGAAGCGCAGGCCACGCTGACAGCTCAGCCCGCTCACAATTGA
- a CDS encoding SDR family oxidoreductase, whose product MKTAIITGGGQGIGRVTAQYLLTHGYRVAIWEADTDALAELREAFKASASQILFVSCDVSSEINVKKAADQTISHFGQIDTLINNAAMMIEKPLDKLTLDEWNRVIGTNLTGAFLCAKHTAPYLAAQRGSIINIGSTRAFQSEPDTFAYSASKGGLVALTHSLAVSLGPDIRVNVISPGWIDVSALRKKVKAKPDELTPEDHVQHPAGRVGQADDIARMILFLIAPENSFITGQNFVVDGGMTRKMIYV is encoded by the coding sequence ATGAAAACCGCGATTATCACGGGGGGAGGCCAGGGAATTGGCCGCGTAACAGCACAGTATTTATTGACTCACGGTTATCGGGTTGCCATCTGGGAGGCCGATACCGACGCGCTTGCCGAACTGCGCGAAGCTTTCAAAGCATCGGCCAGCCAGATTTTGTTCGTCTCCTGCGACGTATCGAGCGAGATCAATGTCAAAAAAGCCGCCGACCAGACCATCAGCCACTTCGGGCAGATCGACACGCTCATTAACAATGCGGCCATGATGATCGAGAAGCCGCTCGATAAACTGACGCTCGATGAATGGAACCGCGTTATTGGCACTAATCTGACAGGGGCCTTTTTGTGCGCCAAACATACCGCGCCGTATCTGGCAGCTCAGCGCGGCAGCATCATCAACATCGGTTCTACGCGAGCGTTCCAGTCAGAACCCGACACGTTTGCTTATTCGGCCAGCAAGGGTGGCCTGGTGGCTCTGACGCACTCGCTCGCCGTTAGTCTCGGCCCCGATATTCGTGTCAACGTTATCAGTCCCGGCTGGATCGACGTGTCGGCCCTGCGCAAAAAAGTCAAAGCCAAACCCGACGAACTAACGCCCGAAGACCACGTCCAGCATCCTGCCGGTCGGGTGGGGCAGGCCGACGACATTGCCCGCATGATTCTGTTCCTGATTGCGCCCGAAAACAGTTTTATCACTGGTCAGAACTTTGTGGTCGATGGAGGCATGACCCGGAAAATGATTTACGTGTAG
- a CDS encoding YtxH domain-containing protein, translating into MRSTRDFLTGIITGVVIGILTAPRSGKETREKLTEEANKRSGDLKDQWEKGMAQVKDGLEQAKTQVNQYADKAKDQYNQYKGQAQSEYNKQATKDQYNDKVDELADDAQVGIENTKDSFKVN; encoded by the coding sequence ATGAGAAGCACACGCGATTTTCTGACGGGTATCATCACGGGCGTAGTTATCGGCATTCTGACGGCACCCCGTTCGGGCAAAGAAACCCGCGAGAAACTGACTGAAGAAGCTAACAAACGGTCGGGCGATCTGAAAGATCAGTGGGAGAAAGGTATGGCCCAGGTAAAAGACGGTCTCGAACAGGCTAAAACGCAGGTAAATCAATACGCCGACAAAGCGAAAGATCAATACAACCAGTATAAAGGTCAGGCGCAGTCGGAGTATAACAAGCAAGCGACCAAGGATCAGTACAACGACAAAGTCGATGAACTGGCCGACGATGCTCAGGTTGGTATCGAGAATACCAAAGATTCATTCAAAGTGAACTAA
- a CDS encoding saccharopine dehydrogenase family protein yields the protein MTEDVPTTSAIREMAKTARGVMAPQCGLAPGLIGIVGADLANRFDRLRDIELRVGALPRYPNGLLGYSFTWSPAGVINEYINDCEVIANGNVKLVPALDGIEVINIEGQEFEAFSTSGGLGTMCETYAGRVDTLNYKTIRYPGHCRLMRFLLYELILKDKRELTEQILTEAKPPVREDVVYVYAVVEGWKNGQLAREEFYRAYHPRRIDGKHWRAISWTTAGSVAAVVEMVADVVLPQQGFLKQEEIPFEAFLNTENGAFFREKAEVEFS from the coding sequence TTGACCGAAGACGTGCCAACTACGTCGGCTATTCGCGAGATGGCAAAAACGGCGCGGGGTGTTATGGCCCCGCAGTGTGGCTTAGCTCCCGGCCTGATTGGCATCGTTGGGGCCGACCTTGCCAATCGCTTCGACCGGCTTCGCGATATTGAATTGCGGGTAGGCGCACTGCCCCGCTACCCCAACGGCTTGTTGGGCTACTCGTTCACGTGGTCGCCGGCGGGGGTCATCAATGAATATATCAACGACTGCGAAGTGATTGCCAACGGCAACGTAAAACTGGTTCCTGCGTTGGATGGCATCGAAGTCATAAACATTGAGGGTCAGGAATTTGAAGCGTTCAGCACATCGGGCGGGTTGGGCACCATGTGCGAAACGTATGCCGGGCGCGTCGATACGCTCAATTACAAAACCATCCGCTATCCGGGTCACTGCCGCCTGATGCGGTTTCTGTTATATGAACTGATTCTGAAAGACAAACGCGAACTAACCGAGCAGATTCTGACTGAAGCCAAACCTCCCGTGCGCGAAGACGTCGTGTATGTTTACGCCGTGGTTGAAGGTTGGAAAAACGGTCAGTTAGCCCGCGAAGAGTTCTACCGGGCCTACCACCCCCGGCGCATCGACGGCAAACACTGGCGGGCTATTTCGTGGACCACTGCCGGTTCGGTAGCGGCTGTAGTAGAAATGGTTGCCGATGTCGTATTGCCCCAACAGGGTTTTCTGAAGCAGGAAGAAATTCCGTTCGAAGCGTTTCTGAACACCGAAAATGGCGCATTCTTCCGGGAGAAAGCCGAGGTCGAGTTTTCGTAG
- a CDS encoding response regulator, translating to MNATTPAKRVLIVDDETDICLLLSGLLRRLGYQPTCAHFIEEGRQCLNAQRFDAVFLDLNLPDGLGFDLLPSIKEKQIQAKVIMISAFDGQAERRRATEQGADYFIGKPFTRRSVEMALQTIQE from the coding sequence ATGAATGCTACTACACCCGCTAAGCGCGTATTGATTGTAGACGACGAAACAGATATATGTCTGCTGTTGTCAGGTTTGCTGCGTCGCTTAGGTTATCAGCCTACGTGCGCTCACTTCATTGAGGAGGGCCGGCAGTGTTTGAATGCACAACGCTTTGATGCTGTTTTCCTGGATCTGAATCTTCCCGACGGGTTAGGCTTCGATTTATTGCCCTCCATCAAAGAAAAGCAGATACAGGCTAAAGTGATTATGATCAGTGCTTTCGATGGGCAGGCCGAACGCAGGCGGGCGACCGAACAGGGAGCAGATTACTTTATTGGGAAACCGTTTACCCGGCGGTCGGTTGAGATGGCTTTGCAAACCATTCAGGAATGA
- a CDS encoding lmo0937 family membrane protein, giving the protein MGNLLYTVAVILVIIWLLGFLGFNSFGLGSLIHVLLVIAIIAVVLRLIQGRGV; this is encoded by the coding sequence ATGGGAAATCTTCTTTACACAGTCGCAGTCATTTTAGTTATCATCTGGCTGCTCGGTTTTCTGGGATTCAACAGCTTTGGACTCGGTAGCCTGATTCACGTTTTATTAGTAATTGCCATCATCGCTGTTGTTCTGCGGCTCATTCAAGGGCGTGGCGTTTGA
- a CDS encoding sigma-54-dependent transcriptional regulator, whose amino-acid sequence MEKILIIDDNNDICLLLERFLSKQGYKTASVQRGEDGLVLLRKEAFELVICDFKLPDIDGLEMLRRIKVMHPSTAVIIITGYSDVRVAVQTVKHGAYDYVTKPLYPDEILYTIKSALERRIQSLGQAGNTATSAPSNGAASPRPAAAKATKQTLAPDGKRFIFGKSRAAEQLQKHIDLIAPTDMSVIITGETGTGKEFVANAIHLKSKRADKPFVAIDCGALSKELAGSELFGHVKGAFTGAMSDKAGSFEFANGGTLFLDEIGNLTYDNQIKLLRVLQERKIRRIGSNNDIAVDVRIIVATNEDLRDAVRQGRFREDIYHRIDEFEIHLSPLRERKADIMIFAEHFLELANRQLERDVIGFDDEAKEKLKEYFWHGNLRELQNVVKRAVLLTQGDYIEADVFPQEIISPQYFTPEDAHAGGVQVNFDMGRPGVPILSQSAANLKSVSENAERAAILKVLEKTGYNKTKAAEVLNIDRKTLYNKLKAYDIHL is encoded by the coding sequence ATGGAGAAAATCCTGATAATTGACGATAACAACGATATATGCCTGCTTCTCGAACGCTTTCTGAGTAAACAGGGCTATAAAACAGCCTCCGTGCAACGGGGTGAAGATGGCCTCGTGCTTTTACGCAAGGAAGCTTTTGAACTGGTCATTTGTGATTTTAAATTGCCGGATATCGACGGGCTTGAAATGCTGCGCCGAATTAAGGTGATGCATCCCAGTACCGCCGTTATTATTATAACCGGCTACTCCGACGTGCGGGTGGCGGTGCAAACGGTGAAGCACGGTGCGTATGACTATGTAACGAAGCCGCTATATCCCGACGAAATTCTGTACACTATTAAAAGTGCGCTCGAACGCCGGATTCAGTCGTTGGGTCAGGCTGGTAACACAGCCACGTCGGCACCCTCGAATGGAGCCGCATCTCCCCGGCCCGCAGCAGCTAAAGCCACTAAACAAACGCTTGCCCCCGATGGCAAACGATTTATTTTTGGTAAAAGCCGGGCCGCCGAACAACTTCAGAAACACATCGATCTGATTGCACCGACCGATATGTCGGTGATTATTACGGGCGAGACAGGTACTGGTAAAGAGTTTGTTGCCAACGCCATTCACCTTAAAAGCAAACGTGCCGATAAACCGTTTGTGGCTATCGACTGCGGAGCCTTGAGCAAGGAACTGGCGGGCAGCGAGCTGTTTGGACACGTTAAAGGCGCGTTTACAGGGGCCATGTCCGACAAAGCTGGCAGCTTCGAGTTTGCCAACGGTGGTACGCTATTCTTAGATGAGATCGGCAACCTGACCTACGATAATCAGATTAAGCTGCTCCGTGTTTTGCAGGAACGCAAAATTCGGCGTATTGGCAGTAATAACGACATTGCAGTTGATGTCCGTATTATCGTAGCTACAAATGAAGATTTGCGCGATGCCGTTCGGCAGGGGAGGTTCCGTGAAGATATTTACCACCGCATCGACGAGTTTGAGATTCATCTGTCGCCCCTGCGCGAACGCAAGGCCGACATTATGATCTTCGCTGAGCATTTCCTCGAACTCGCCAACCGGCAACTGGAGCGCGATGTAATTGGCTTTGACGATGAGGCTAAAGAGAAGCTTAAAGAATACTTCTGGCATGGCAACCTGCGTGAATTGCAGAACGTAGTAAAACGAGCCGTATTGCTAACACAGGGCGACTATATCGAAGCCGACGTTTTCCCGCAGGAAATTATTTCACCCCAGTACTTCACCCCCGAAGACGCACACGCTGGTGGTGTACAGGTTAATTTCGACATGGGTCGGCCTGGCGTTCCGATTCTCAGTCAGTCGGCGGCTAACTTGAAATCGGTATCCGAAAATGCCGAACGAGCCGCTATACTGAAGGTGCTTGAAAAAACGGGTTACAACAAGACCAAAGCTGCTGAAGTTCTGAATATCGACCGCAAAACGCTGTACAACAAACTGAAAGCATACGATATTCATTTGTAA
- a CDS encoding YtxH domain-containing protein, producing MKALPGILVGLAVGAIVGVLLAPESGRKTRRRISSESDSFFKDLQDQLQSGLENIKNQYNDYVDTTASKAHDVVGQAKRKSKQ from the coding sequence ATGAAAGCATTACCCGGTATTTTAGTAGGGTTAGCGGTTGGCGCAATCGTTGGCGTTTTGCTGGCCCCTGAGAGCGGCAGGAAAACCCGCCGACGGATTTCGTCAGAGTCTGACTCATTTTTCAAAGACCTTCAGGATCAACTCCAGTCGGGTTTGGAAAATATCAAAAACCAGTACAATGACTATGTCGACACAACTGCGTCTAAAGCGCATGATGTGGTCGGACAGGCCAAACGTAAGTCAAAACAGTAA
- a CDS encoding endonuclease/exonuclease/phosphatase family protein — protein MTTITLFFSIYATVLVAASFIHLVRLDYWWIRIWDFPHTQLTALTTAGLLGWLLFVSDFSWPAVLIPVGLLVAMIYQGWLIYPYTPLHKKQVRRISRRVAKDEVEPNTIRLMTANVYMENTRTPDVQALIARYQPDVVLLLETNLTWQKALAPIEDEYPYRVSCPLENTYGMLLYSRLPIQHHEIRFMVQDDIPSFYVQMTLPSGQLVHFYGVHPMPPSPTEHYRSTERDAELLLVGKEARRRDEPIIVAGDLNDVAWSHTTRLFQRVSGLFDPRIGRGLYSTFHAHYFFLRWPLDHVFVSHHFQLQRLRRLPNCGSDHFPILVSLVYRPTRAQKETIPQPEHDDLHEAKDIIERAKG, from the coding sequence ATGACTACGATCACACTTTTCTTCTCCATCTACGCCACTGTATTAGTCGCGGCATCATTTATCCACTTGGTTCGTCTTGATTACTGGTGGATACGTATCTGGGATTTTCCACATACGCAATTAACCGCTCTTACAACGGCAGGGCTGCTGGGATGGCTTCTGTTCGTTTCCGATTTTAGCTGGCCTGCCGTGCTGATACCCGTTGGGCTGTTGGTCGCCATGATCTATCAGGGGTGGCTGATTTATCCCTACACGCCGTTACACAAAAAGCAGGTGCGCCGAATCTCCCGGCGAGTTGCCAAAGACGAAGTCGAGCCTAATACGATTCGGTTAATGACGGCTAACGTGTATATGGAAAACACCCGGACGCCCGACGTACAGGCTCTGATTGCCCGTTACCAGCCCGACGTGGTGTTGCTGCTCGAAACGAATTTGACCTGGCAGAAGGCGTTAGCCCCTATCGAAGATGAGTACCCATATCGGGTCAGTTGCCCGCTCGAAAACACGTATGGTATGCTCCTGTACTCGCGGCTGCCGATTCAACACCACGAAATTCGATTTATGGTGCAGGATGATATTCCTTCCTTTTATGTACAAATGACTTTACCATCGGGGCAGTTGGTGCATTTCTACGGCGTTCATCCTATGCCGCCCAGCCCCACCGAACACTACCGTTCTACCGAGCGCGATGCAGAGCTGCTACTGGTTGGCAAAGAAGCCCGTCGGCGCGATGAGCCAATCATTGTGGCGGGCGATTTGAACGACGTAGCCTGGTCGCACACAACGCGCCTGTTTCAGCGGGTGAGCGGGCTGTTCGATCCGCGCATTGGAAGAGGGCTGTACAGCACCTTTCACGCCCACTACTTTTTTCTGCGATGGCCGCTCGACCATGTATTTGTGTCGCATCATTTTCAGTTGCAACGGCTTCGGCGGTTGCCCAATTGCGGGTCCGACCATTTCCCTATTCTTGTATCGCTGGTTTACCGACCAACCCGCGCACAAAAAGAAACGATCCCGCAGCCCGAACACGACGACCTGCACGAAGCCAAAGACATCATAGAACGGGCAAAGGGCTGA
- a CDS encoding sensor histidine kinase has protein sequence MSIKTKISAALAFMFAIILALGGLGAFYLNQLSKDSQAILQDNYISLEYAGTMQRALADLAQGPNAETLGQFNESLKKQEKNITEVGEREATVSLRREFDRYRRGATDSLTVRRIQESLFRLDDINRQAIVRKNDVAKQTANDALLWLAVVGTLCFLILFSFIINFPGYIANPLRELTRGIKQVTSRNFEERLHFQSSDEFGELARSFNRMAEKLDEYEHSNLARVLFEKRRIDTLIQTMSEGIIGLDENRRILFANPVACRLLGIDQPQLMGKYAPDVAASNDLMRTLIRDIMPADGTRPDANNLLKIYDNGKESYFNKRTHTVDVTRTGEEQAQLAGYVLVLENITPYKELDLAKTNFIATVSHELKTPLSSIKMSLKLLEDSRIGTLNDEQRDLIGNVRADADRLLNLTSELLNMAQVESGQIQLNIQPVAPADIVQYATNALRVQAEQKQVRFAIQAPNELPAVKADPDKASWVLVNFLSNAVRHSPDETVIDVSATLRNGHVEFRVRDYGAGIRPEHRDRVFDRYFKAPGQNGQASGTGLGLAISSEFIQSMNGAIGLDATVTDGAAFYFRLPVA, from the coding sequence GTGAGTATCAAAACCAAAATATCGGCGGCACTGGCGTTTATGTTCGCCATCATTCTCGCGCTGGGCGGACTCGGAGCTTTTTACCTGAATCAGCTTTCTAAAGATTCGCAGGCCATTTTGCAGGACAATTATATCTCGCTCGAATACGCGGGAACCATGCAGCGCGCCCTCGCTGATCTGGCACAGGGTCCCAACGCTGAAACATTGGGGCAGTTTAATGAATCGCTCAAAAAACAAGAGAAAAATATCACGGAAGTGGGCGAACGGGAGGCCACTGTTAGCCTCCGGCGCGAGTTTGACCGGTATCGGCGGGGGGCAACCGATTCGCTGACCGTTCGGCGGATTCAGGAGTCTTTGTTTCGGCTCGATGATATTAACCGGCAGGCCATTGTGCGGAAAAACGACGTAGCCAAGCAAACGGCCAATGATGCGCTGCTGTGGCTGGCCGTGGTCGGAACGCTCTGTTTCCTGATTCTCTTCTCATTCATCATCAATTTTCCCGGCTACATCGCCAACCCCCTGCGCGAGTTGACGCGGGGTATTAAGCAGGTGACGAGCCGCAACTTTGAAGAACGGCTGCATTTTCAGTCGTCCGACGAGTTTGGCGAACTGGCGCGGTCGTTCAACCGGATGGCTGAGAAATTAGACGAGTACGAACACTCGAATCTGGCACGCGTGCTGTTTGAAAAACGGCGCATCGATACCCTCATTCAGACCATGAGTGAGGGTATTATCGGCTTAGACGAAAACCGCCGGATTCTGTTTGCCAATCCTGTTGCCTGCCGGTTGCTCGGTATCGACCAGCCGCAATTGATGGGGAAATATGCACCCGACGTAGCCGCTTCCAACGACCTGATGCGGACGCTCATTCGCGACATTATGCCTGCCGACGGCACGCGCCCGGATGCAAATAATCTGCTCAAAATCTACGATAACGGCAAGGAAAGCTATTTCAACAAGCGCACGCACACCGTTGACGTAACGCGCACGGGCGAAGAACAAGCTCAATTAGCGGGCTATGTGCTTGTGCTGGAAAATATTACGCCCTACAAAGAACTCGATCTTGCCAAAACCAACTTCATCGCTACGGTTTCGCATGAACTGAAAACACCGTTGTCGAGCATAAAAATGAGCCTTAAACTGTTGGAAGACAGTCGCATTGGCACGCTGAACGATGAACAGCGCGATCTCATTGGCAACGTCAGAGCCGATGCCGACCGGCTGCTGAACCTGACCAGCGAATTGCTGAACATGGCGCAGGTTGAATCGGGGCAGATTCAACTAAACATCCAGCCCGTTGCCCCCGCCGATATTGTGCAGTATGCCACCAACGCCCTGCGCGTTCAGGCCGAACAGAAGCAGGTACGTTTTGCCATTCAGGCACCCAACGAATTGCCTGCCGTAAAAGCCGACCCTGACAAAGCCTCGTGGGTATTGGTAAATTTTTTGTCGAACGCCGTGCGCCACAGCCCCGACGAAACCGTAATCGACGTGTCGGCAACTCTCCGGAACGGTCATGTCGAGTTTCGCGTGCGCGACTACGGCGCGGGCATCCGCCCCGAACACCGCGACCGCGTGTTTGACCGGTATTTTAAAGCACCCGGTCAGAACGGCCAGGCCAGCGGAACGGGGCTGGGCCTGGCTATTTCGAGCGAGTTTATCCAGAGCATGAACGGAGCAATTGGGTTAGACGCGACCGTAACCGACGGAGCCGCGTTCTATTTCCGACTGCCAGTAGCGTAG
- a CDS encoding histone deacetylase, giving the protein MLQIAFSPVYRLRLPEGHRFPMLKYELIHEQLLYEGTCTNANFFGPAPADDRWVRGVHTPEYVNALKTLAVDPRMVRRIGFPLTPELIDREWIITQGTIDCTQIARRDGVALNVAGGTHHAYPDRGEGFCMLNDVGVAAHYLLETGQAKQILVIDLDVHQGNGTAVMFQHEPRVFTFSIHGKDNYPLKKEHSNLDIALPTGTTDDVYLNTLYDTLPDLIQRVQPDFLFFVSGVDILESDRLGKLSVSREGCRQRDRFVFEQAIKHNLPITVSMGGGYSPRLADIVEAHCNTFRLAGEMFFW; this is encoded by the coding sequence ATGCTGCAAATTGCTTTTTCGCCCGTGTACCGGCTTCGGCTTCCCGAAGGCCACCGGTTTCCAATGCTCAAGTACGAACTGATTCATGAACAACTGCTGTACGAAGGCACCTGCACCAACGCCAATTTCTTCGGTCCCGCCCCCGCCGACGACCGCTGGGTGCGGGGCGTTCATACGCCCGAATACGTCAATGCATTGAAAACGCTGGCTGTTGACCCGCGTATGGTTCGACGCATTGGCTTCCCGCTTACGCCCGAACTGATTGACCGCGAATGGATTATCACGCAGGGCACTATCGACTGTACTCAGATTGCCCGACGCGATGGCGTGGCCCTGAACGTTGCGGGAGGCACCCATCACGCCTACCCTGACCGTGGTGAAGGGTTTTGTATGCTCAACGATGTGGGCGTAGCGGCCCATTATTTGCTCGAAACGGGTCAGGCAAAGCAGATTTTAGTGATCGATTTAGACGTACATCAGGGCAATGGTACGGCGGTGATGTTTCAGCACGAGCCACGCGTGTTTACGTTCAGTATACACGGCAAAGACAATTACCCGCTCAAAAAAGAACACTCGAATCTCGACATTGCTCTGCCCACCGGCACTACCGATGACGTCTACCTGAATACGCTTTACGACACGCTGCCCGACCTGATTCAACGCGTTCAGCCCGATTTTCTGTTCTTCGTATCAGGCGTCGATATTCTGGAGTCCGACCGGCTGGGTAAGTTGTCGGTTAGCCGCGAGGGATGCCGACAACGCGACCGTTTCGTATTTGAGCAGGCCATCAAACACAACCTGCCCATTACGGTGTCGATGGGTGGTGGCTATTCGCCCCGGCTGGCCGATATTGTTGAAGCCCACTGCAACACCTTCCGGCTGGCCGGGGAGATGTTTTTTTGGTAG